From Chelatococcus sp. YT9, a single genomic window includes:
- a CDS encoding glycosyltransferase has product MRIAIITAQVPFVRGGAELLADRLRDQLRLYGHNAEIVSLPFKWYPPSTLLDHMVAATLTDFSNYNAVPVDLSIGLKFPAYLGQHPNMVMWLLHQYRGAYDEWDSGHGDLLFHEDGKLARDAIRQADNLAMRRAKAVFTISENVTKRLLRYNGVPSTALYHPPPLAERHDCRGYEDYLYFPSRLSLPKRQSLVVEALARTRAPVKVMFAGAADNPQQERELHELAVKLGVADRVIWRGAIDDEGMVDAYARARAVVYPPRDEDYGYVTLEAMLSRKAVVTCVDSGGPLEFVEDGVSGFVTASDPTSLAAAMDEIWEDPAQAERMGSAAWDRYQSMGISWQNVIAQLTNEHPEATASIDASPVVHRPTPSAVVANAVLPDIAPVIAKTGINTISELSRVFDLDEAFNTPDAVIYYQRHFVRYLTSLAMLDLKPGMRVLDIGASEPYVFGALLKRYAPDVWISAVEERGSAAPMHYTIKSRVRGVSDFDVHRVKCNVERERLPFPDASFDVVLAMEILEHLPVNPAFFAEEIARVTRPGGQVLVTTPNITSHQAAARLLNGHSPYSFGIFMPLMGVHGRHQREWTPHEVELLMRKAGFDTDRLCTADVYDQTVEAKTADVLMAWRRNPVLLGETTLYRGTRNLRASEAPLELYSSDPRRYRGGILATRRRPTDADVEVALTNKSPISWLHDGLEPVQLEVRWLNDDGELSQEFVRLALPRSVGPGETLNVRLRLGEEPERYEGAASIRLFHLGHGWFDILDTTNSVLLPLKRGTFEAFMASPELREA; this is encoded by the coding sequence ATGCGCATCGCGATCATCACGGCGCAGGTGCCATTCGTTCGCGGCGGTGCGGAATTGCTCGCCGACAGGCTCCGCGACCAGCTGCGTCTCTACGGCCATAATGCCGAGATCGTCTCGCTGCCCTTCAAATGGTATCCGCCGTCGACGCTGCTGGATCACATGGTTGCGGCAACGCTGACCGATTTCAGCAATTACAATGCCGTGCCGGTGGACCTTTCCATCGGCCTTAAATTTCCTGCCTATCTCGGCCAACATCCCAATATGGTCATGTGGCTGCTGCACCAGTACCGCGGCGCGTATGACGAATGGGATTCCGGCCATGGCGACCTCCTTTTCCATGAGGACGGCAAACTGGCGCGCGACGCGATAAGGCAGGCCGATAACTTGGCCATGCGGCGCGCCAAGGCCGTTTTCACGATCTCGGAGAACGTCACCAAGCGGCTGCTGCGTTATAACGGCGTGCCGTCCACCGCGCTCTATCATCCCCCGCCACTCGCGGAGCGTCATGATTGCCGCGGCTATGAGGACTATCTCTATTTCCCGAGCCGACTTTCCCTGCCGAAACGCCAGTCCCTCGTTGTCGAGGCCCTGGCGCGGACGCGTGCGCCGGTCAAGGTGATGTTTGCCGGGGCTGCCGATAATCCCCAGCAGGAGCGGGAGCTTCATGAGCTTGCCGTAAAGCTTGGGGTCGCCGATCGCGTGATCTGGCGCGGCGCAATCGATGACGAAGGCATGGTCGATGCCTATGCCCGCGCCCGGGCGGTCGTCTACCCACCACGCGATGAAGACTATGGTTATGTGACCCTCGAGGCGATGCTATCGCGCAAGGCGGTGGTGACCTGCGTGGATTCAGGCGGTCCGCTTGAATTTGTCGAAGACGGCGTGAGCGGTTTTGTTACTGCATCCGATCCAACCTCGCTCGCCGCGGCAATGGACGAGATCTGGGAGGACCCTGCTCAAGCAGAACGGATGGGTTCGGCGGCTTGGGATCGCTATCAATCGATGGGCATCTCATGGCAGAACGTGATCGCTCAGCTCACGAATGAGCACCCGGAGGCAACCGCTTCCATCGACGCGTCTCCCGTTGTGCACAGGCCAACCCCAAGCGCAGTCGTCGCTAACGCGGTGCTTCCCGACATCGCGCCTGTCATCGCGAAAACCGGGATCAACACCATCTCCGAACTCAGCAGGGTTTTTGACCTCGATGAGGCCTTTAATACACCAGATGCGGTAATATATTACCAGCGCCACTTCGTCAGGTATCTGACATCGCTCGCCATGCTGGATCTGAAACCGGGCATGCGCGTCCTGGATATCGGAGCCTCGGAACCATACGTCTTTGGTGCGCTGCTGAAGCGCTATGCGCCCGACGTGTGGATATCGGCCGTCGAGGAGCGCGGTTCCGCGGCACCCATGCACTACACCATCAAGTCCAGGGTTCGCGGGGTTTCCGACTTCGACGTGCATCGTGTGAAATGCAACGTCGAACGGGAGCGGCTGCCGTTCCCCGACGCCAGCTTCGATGTCGTCCTGGCGATGGAAATCCTTGAACATCTGCCGGTTAATCCGGCCTTCTTCGCCGAAGAAATCGCGCGCGTCACACGCCCCGGCGGGCAGGTTCTGGTGACGACACCCAATATCACCTCGCATCAGGCCGCCGCGCGTCTCCTCAACGGTCATTCACCCTATTCATTCGGCATCTTCATGCCGCTGATGGGAGTCCATGGACGCCATCAACGGGAATGGACACCGCACGAGGTGGAGCTGTTGATGCGCAAAGCGGGCTTTGACACGGACCGCCTGTGTACCGCGGACGTCTATGATCAGACCGTCGAAGCCAAGACTGCTGACGTGCTGATGGCCTGGCGCCGCAACCCGGTTCTTCTGGGCGAGACGACCCTCTACCGCGGCACCCGCAACCTGCGTGCTTCCGAGGCGCCGCTCGAGCTCTACAGCTCTGATCCGCGGCGGTACCGCGGAGGAATTTTGGCGACCCGCCGCCGCCCGACCGATGCGGATGTGGAGGTCGCGCTGACGAACAAGAGCCCTATCTCGTGGCTCCACGATGGTCTCGAGCCCGTGCAGCTCGAGGTCCGCTGGCTCAATGACGATGGTGAGCTCTCGCAGGAGTTCGTGAGGCTAGCCCTGCCTCGTAGCGTCGGCCCGGGCGAAACCCTCAATGTCCGCCTGCGCCTGGGAGAAGAGCCCGAGCGTTATGAGGGCGCGGCGAGCATCCGGCTGTTCCATCTCGGGCATGGATGGTTCGATATCCTCGATACGACGAACTCCGTGCTGCTTCCGCTCAAGCGGGGAACCTTCGAAGCCTTCATGGCCTCGCCCGAGCTCCGGGAAGCGTGA
- the gmd gene encoding GDP-mannose 4,6-dehydratase, protein MAKRALVTGITGQDGAYLAKLLLEKGYHVVGSMRRTTVASPLRLIELGIADSVELCDIDLFEYSNIARALERVKPDEIYNLAAQSFVGLSFEQPLYTSEIDGIGVARLLEAIRSVVPTARFYQASTSEMFGKVQETPQREITPFYPRSPYAVAKLYAHWMTVNYRESYGLHATSGILFNHESPLRGREFVTRKITHGLARIKAGEIDRIELGNLDSQRDWGFAGDYVDGMWRMLQEDEALDYVLATGRTTSVRAFVEQAAQAAGFNLAWRGAGIEEEGFDTATGKVIIAVSPRFFRPAEVDLLIGNPERAKTNLGWEAKTSLQDLVTMMVEADMRRVRDGKAGI, encoded by the coding sequence ATGGCAAAACGGGCACTGGTTACGGGGATCACGGGACAGGACGGGGCTTATCTCGCGAAACTGCTTCTCGAGAAGGGCTATCATGTCGTCGGCTCGATGCGCCGGACCACAGTGGCGTCTCCCCTGCGCCTCATCGAGCTCGGCATCGCTGATTCCGTCGAGCTGTGCGACATCGACCTCTTCGAATATAGCAATATCGCCCGTGCCCTCGAACGGGTGAAGCCGGATGAGATCTACAATCTCGCAGCCCAGAGCTTCGTCGGCCTGTCGTTCGAACAACCGCTCTATACGAGCGAGATCGATGGCATCGGCGTTGCCCGGCTTCTCGAAGCCATCCGCTCGGTGGTCCCGACGGCCCGCTTCTATCAGGCCTCGACCTCCGAGATGTTCGGCAAGGTCCAGGAGACGCCGCAGCGGGAAATCACCCCCTTCTACCCGCGCAGCCCCTATGCGGTGGCCAAGCTCTACGCTCACTGGATGACGGTGAACTATCGCGAGAGCTACGGCCTGCACGCCACCTCCGGCATTCTCTTCAACCATGAGTCGCCGCTGCGTGGCCGCGAGTTCGTGACCCGCAAGATCACGCATGGGCTTGCCCGCATCAAGGCGGGCGAGATCGACCGCATCGAGCTTGGCAACCTCGATTCCCAGCGCGACTGGGGTTTTGCGGGCGACTACGTCGACGGCATGTGGCGCATGCTGCAGGAGGACGAGGCTCTCGACTATGTGCTCGCCACCGGCCGCACGACCTCTGTGCGTGCCTTCGTGGAGCAAGCTGCGCAGGCGGCCGGCTTCAATCTGGCCTGGCGCGGAGCCGGCATTGAAGAAGAGGGCTTCGATACCGCAACCGGGAAGGTTATCATTGCCGTCAGCCCGCGCTTCTTCCGCCCAGCGGAAGTGGACCTGCTCATCGGCAACCCCGAGCGCGCCAAGACCAATCTCGGCTGGGAAGCCAAGACGAGCCTGCAGGACCTCGTCACGATGATGGTCGAGGCCGACATGCGCCGCGTGCGCGACGGCAAGGCCGGAATCTGA
- a CDS encoding glycosyltransferase: MNLYAVSHAIWRRLPKGPRQAAYARLAALISPRPDPAAPRQATAPWIVAGVLRSPTGLGQAARLALDALKASGEPVFAADVTAALRQPLALPPIESPPLPEGPGTVLLFGVPPTTGHALRAIGKRALAGKRVIGCWFWELERAPDFWKRDAKLLHEVVSTSQFGCTAIAATLGQPVRQIVHPLTAEPLPEITRTSHPLPGRHFRVGFACDFGSTTARKNPLAVVAAFEKAFSAKPETTLSLKVRDPSASPDVAAKLREVAQRLGPRFELVTGDLSREASLTWLANLDLYLSLHRSEGFGLPIAEAMRLGVPVAVTDWSAPTEFVDDSCGFPIPYELVPVEDTSGLYALPGARWADPDIDAAADVLRYIRRSPVALATRAVAARERIAELYNTERFLQQLRGDA; encoded by the coding sequence ATGAACTTATACGCCGTCAGCCATGCGATCTGGCGCCGCTTGCCCAAAGGTCCCCGCCAAGCTGCTTATGCGCGCCTTGCAGCGCTCATCAGCCCGCGCCCAGATCCGGCCGCGCCCCGGCAGGCCACCGCGCCCTGGATCGTGGCAGGGGTTCTGCGTTCACCCACCGGCCTCGGCCAGGCTGCGCGCCTCGCTCTGGACGCTCTGAAGGCAAGCGGCGAGCCGGTCTTCGCGGCCGATGTCACCGCCGCGCTCCGACAACCGCTCGCTCTGCCTCCCATCGAGAGCCCGCCTCTGCCAGAGGGGCCGGGCACCGTCCTCCTCTTCGGCGTGCCCCCCACGACGGGCCACGCGCTCAGGGCTATCGGCAAGCGGGCACTTGCCGGCAAGCGCGTCATCGGCTGCTGGTTCTGGGAACTGGAGCGTGCGCCGGACTTCTGGAAGCGGGACGCCAAGTTGCTGCATGAGGTCGTCTCCACCTCGCAGTTCGGTTGCACGGCCATTGCCGCGACCCTCGGTCAGCCAGTACGCCAGATCGTTCATCCGCTCACCGCCGAGCCCTTGCCTGAGATCACCCGCACCAGCCATCCCCTGCCCGGTCGCCATTTCCGCGTCGGCTTTGCCTGCGATTTCGGCTCGACAACGGCCCGAAAGAACCCGCTCGCCGTGGTAGCGGCCTTCGAGAAGGCCTTCTCGGCCAAGCCGGAAACGACGTTATCCCTGAAGGTGCGCGATCCCTCCGCCTCCCCCGACGTCGCCGCGAAACTGCGGGAGGTTGCTCAGCGCCTCGGGCCACGTTTTGAACTCGTCACCGGCGACCTGTCGCGTGAGGCGAGCCTCACCTGGCTCGCCAATCTGGATCTTTACCTGTCCCTGCACCGCTCCGAAGGCTTCGGCCTGCCGATTGCGGAAGCTATGCGGCTCGGCGTTCCCGTTGCCGTCACGGACTGGTCGGCGCCGACCGAATTCGTCGATGACAGCTGCGGATTTCCCATTCCCTACGAACTCGTTCCCGTGGAGGATACTTCGGGTCTCTATGCGCTGCCCGGCGCGCGCTGGGCTGACCCGGATATCGATGCAGCTGCCGATGTCCTGCGCTACATCAGACGCTCCCCGGTGGCGCTGGCAACGCGGGCGGTCGCCGCGCGCGAGCGGATCGCTGAACTCTACAATACCGAGAGGTTTCTCCAGCAGCTGCGCGGCGACGCATGA
- a CDS encoding glycosyltransferase family 4 protein, with protein MTMPGPVDTFVWFWGRRGGGPVFALKFARWLAEARPDEKLLLSFSETSEELEAARASGLPLVVEPDPRVAGSYPAKAQAVLAMTARFRRDMKRLKPRRVVIPMNFAFAWPLVHLVPRGTRVTYVVHDDTPHPGDYARLWQESTQKRLVAGADRVLALSEAVGADVLANHRSVKDKLRIVPINAFYADALRPSSPPRATPADHPLQLLFVGRLIAYKGLSLLRAALEPLKARDDWRLTIAGSGPDKSYADEAFKSLPQVTLRTEWLSQPDLQGLIAAADVLVCPYVEASQSAIIPEGLALGTPSIVTPVGALPEQVGFGEAGEVAAHATAEALSAAIGRLIDDREHVAALQAKAPDFMWASRAKADLGGALG; from the coding sequence ATGACCATGCCGGGACCCGTCGATACCTTCGTCTGGTTTTGGGGCCGGCGCGGCGGGGGCCCCGTCTTCGCCCTCAAATTCGCGCGATGGCTCGCCGAGGCGCGCCCTGACGAAAAGCTCCTGTTGTCTTTCTCGGAAACCAGCGAGGAGTTGGAGGCGGCGCGCGCCAGTGGCCTGCCGCTCGTCGTCGAGCCGGACCCACGCGTCGCCGGCTCGTACCCCGCCAAGGCCCAAGCGGTGTTGGCCATGACAGCGCGCTTTCGCCGCGACATGAAGCGGCTGAAGCCGCGCCGCGTCGTCATCCCGATGAACTTCGCCTTCGCCTGGCCGCTGGTGCATCTCGTGCCACGGGGCACCCGCGTGACCTATGTCGTCCATGACGATACCCCGCACCCCGGCGACTACGCCCGCCTCTGGCAGGAAAGCACCCAGAAGCGGCTAGTCGCCGGGGCCGACCGCGTGCTCGCGCTGTCCGAGGCTGTCGGTGCTGACGTTCTCGCCAATCACCGGAGCGTCAAGGACAAGCTGCGGATTGTCCCGATAAACGCGTTCTACGCCGATGCCCTGCGGCCTTCCTCGCCCCCGCGCGCAACGCCGGCTGACCATCCCCTGCAACTGCTCTTCGTCGGTCGGCTGATCGCCTACAAGGGCCTCAGCCTGCTGCGCGCGGCGCTGGAACCCCTCAAGGCGCGCGACGACTGGCGGCTGACGATTGCCGGCAGCGGCCCCGACAAGTCCTACGCGGACGAGGCCTTCAAAAGTTTGCCTCAGGTCACTCTGCGCACGGAATGGCTTTCACAACCTGACTTGCAAGGGTTGATCGCGGCCGCGGACGTCCTGGTTTGCCCCTATGTGGAAGCGAGCCAGTCCGCCATCATACCGGAGGGGCTTGCGCTGGGGACCCCTTCCATCGTGACGCCGGTTGGCGCCCTCCCGGAACAGGTCGGTTTCGGAGAAGCGGGTGAGGTTGCGGCGCACGCTACCGCCGAAGCTCTGTCCGCGGCCATCGGCCGTCTCATAGATGACCGCGAGCATGTGGCTGCCCTGCAGGCCAAGGCGCCTGACTTCATGTGGGCGAGCCGGGCAAAGGCCGATCTCGGCGGCGCGCTCGGCTAG
- a CDS encoding DUF4864 domain-containing protein: protein MRALLLASMIALGVSPAVALDRTEVTAVRLTISQQMDALKKEDATAAFAIVSPKLKARFTDSNSFMTMVREQFPVIINPQIVSFDDIQQTSYGLTQLLRLVDARGEPWLAFFVMERDKKGRWGVANVVTVRLPSYEA, encoded by the coding sequence ATGCGTGCCCTGCTATTGGCTTCGATGATTGCTCTTGGCGTCTCGCCAGCCGTGGCCTTGGATCGCACGGAGGTCACGGCCGTTCGACTCACGATTTCTCAACAGATGGATGCCTTGAAGAAGGAAGATGCGACAGCGGCCTTTGCGATCGTATCGCCAAAGCTCAAGGCCCGCTTTACGGACAGCAACAGCTTCATGACCATGGTCCGGGAACAGTTTCCCGTCATCATCAATCCGCAGATCGTATCATTCGACGATATCCAGCAGACCTCCTACGGCCTCACCCAACTTCTGCGGCTGGTGGACGCGCGCGGTGAACCATGGCTCGCCTTCTTTGTCATGGAACGCGACAAGAAAGGTCGCTGGGGCGTCGCGAATGTAGTGACCGTTCGCCTGCCCTCCTATGAGGCCTGA